A genomic segment from Alistipes senegalensis JC50 encodes:
- the hisS gene encoding histidine--tRNA ligase — MQKPSIPKGTRDFSPAEMMRRQYIFDTIRRVFRAYGFAPLETPSMENLSTLLGKYGDEGDKLLFKILNSGDYAAGLSDEEVRSASKICEKGLRYDLTVPFARYVVQHQGELTFPFKRYQIQPVWRADRPQKGRYREFYQCDVDVIGTRSLLCEVELVEIVERVFKALGIRVALKMNNRKILFGIAEAIGHADKMMDITIAIDKLEKIGLDNVKAELMERGLGQEAVGKLQPILELSGDNAQKLNQLKDVLSVSETGMKGIAEMETVLGYVERLGIDLTVELDLSLARGLNYYTGAIFEVKALDFAIGSICGGGRYDDLTGIFGMPNTSGVGISFGADRIYDVMTGLNLFPEEVNCSTRVLFVNLGAEEEAAVLPILRTLRGEGIASEIYPEAGKMKKQMEYANRRGIPYVVIVGSQELEARAATVKDMRTGEQQQVPFDRVADFVK; from the coding sequence ATGCAAAAACCGTCTATTCCCAAGGGCACGCGCGATTTCTCCCCGGCGGAGATGATGCGCCGCCAGTATATTTTCGATACAATCCGCCGCGTCTTCCGCGCCTACGGATTCGCACCGCTCGAAACCCCCTCGATGGAGAACCTCTCGACCCTGCTGGGCAAGTACGGCGACGAGGGCGACAAGCTCCTGTTCAAGATTCTCAATTCGGGCGACTACGCCGCCGGACTGTCGGACGAGGAGGTTCGCTCCGCGTCGAAAATCTGCGAAAAGGGGCTGCGCTACGACCTTACGGTGCCTTTCGCCCGTTACGTCGTACAGCATCAGGGCGAACTGACGTTCCCTTTCAAACGCTATCAGATTCAGCCCGTGTGGCGCGCCGACCGTCCCCAGAAGGGCCGTTACCGCGAATTTTACCAGTGCGACGTCGATGTGATCGGCACGCGCTCGTTGCTGTGCGAAGTCGAGCTGGTGGAGATCGTCGAGCGGGTCTTCAAGGCGCTGGGCATCCGCGTGGCGCTGAAGATGAACAACCGCAAGATTCTTTTCGGTATCGCCGAGGCCATCGGCCACGCCGACAAGATGATGGACATCACCATCGCCATCGACAAGTTGGAAAAGATCGGACTGGACAATGTGAAGGCCGAACTGATGGAGCGCGGATTGGGGCAGGAAGCCGTCGGAAAACTTCAACCGATACTCGAATTGAGCGGCGATAATGCGCAAAAGCTCAATCAGCTGAAAGATGTGCTTTCCGTGTCGGAAACGGGCATGAAAGGTATTGCGGAGATGGAAACCGTTCTGGGCTATGTGGAGCGGCTGGGCATCGACCTGACGGTCGAACTGGACCTTTCGCTGGCACGCGGTTTGAACTACTACACCGGTGCGATCTTCGAGGTCAAGGCGCTCGATTTCGCCATCGGTTCGATCTGCGGCGGAGGCCGTTACGATGACCTGACGGGCATTTTCGGCATGCCCAACACCTCGGGCGTGGGCATCTCGTTCGGCGCGGACCGCATCTACGACGTGATGACGGGGCTGAACCTCTTCCCCGAAGAGGTCAACTGCTCGACCCGCGTGCTGTTCGTGAACCTCGGCGCCGAGGAGGAGGCCGCCGTGCTGCCCATTCTGCGCACGCTGCGCGGAGAGGGGATCGCATCGGAGATTTACCCCGAGGCGGGCAAGATGAAGAAGCAGATGGAGTATGCCAACCGCCGCGGCATCCCCTACGTGGTGATCGTGGGATCGCAGGAGCTCGAAGCCCGGGCCGCAACCGTCAAGGACATGCGCACGGGCGAACAGCAGCAGGTGCCTTTCGACCGGGTCGCCGACTTTGTAAAATAA
- the ettA gene encoding energy-dependent translational throttle protein EttA, translating into MADEKIIFSMVGVSKTFTNQKRVLNNIYLSFFYGAKIGIIGLNGSGKSTLMKIIAGIDKNFEGEVVFSPGYTVGYLEQEPKLDDAKTVREVVEEGCAATVALLKEYEEINMKLCEPLDDDAMAKLIERQGELYEKIDQCNGWELDSVLERAMDALRCPDPDEPVTHLSGGERRRVALCRLLLQQPDVLLLDEPTNHLDAESIDWLEQHLQQYKGTVIAVTHDRYFLDNVAGWILELDRGEGIPWKGNYSGWLDQKTTRMAMEEKQESKRRKTLERELEWVRMSPSGRHAKSKARLSAYDKLMNEDTKQKEEKLEIFIPNGPRLGDVVIEAHDVSKAFGDRVLYEGLEFSLPPAGIVGVIGPNGTGKTTLFRMIMGLEEPTSGSFRVGPTVKLAYVDQQHKSIDPEKTVFEVISGGLDLMTLGNRQVNARAYVARFNFSGADQEKKCGMLSGGERNRLHLALALKEEGNVLLLDEPTNDIDVNTLRALEEGLENFAGCAVVISHDRWFLDRIATHILSFEGDSKVVFYEGSYSEYEAWKKAQGGDTQPHRVKYKKLIAD; encoded by the coding sequence ATGGCAGACGAAAAAATCATCTTTTCGATGGTCGGCGTAAGCAAGACCTTCACCAACCAGAAACGGGTGCTCAACAACATCTACCTTTCATTTTTCTACGGTGCCAAGATCGGCATCATCGGTCTGAACGGTTCGGGAAAATCGACCCTGATGAAGATCATCGCCGGCATCGACAAGAATTTCGAGGGCGAAGTGGTCTTTTCGCCCGGCTACACGGTGGGCTATCTCGAACAGGAGCCCAAACTCGACGATGCCAAGACGGTCCGCGAGGTCGTCGAAGAGGGCTGCGCGGCGACGGTGGCTCTATTGAAAGAGTACGAGGAGATCAATATGAAGCTGTGCGAGCCGCTGGACGACGATGCGATGGCCAAGTTGATCGAGCGTCAGGGCGAGCTGTACGAGAAGATCGACCAGTGCAACGGCTGGGAGCTGGACAGCGTGCTGGAGCGTGCGATGGACGCCCTGCGGTGTCCCGATCCCGACGAGCCGGTGACGCACCTGTCGGGCGGTGAGCGCCGCCGCGTGGCTCTTTGCCGCCTGCTGTTGCAGCAGCCCGACGTACTGCTGCTCGACGAGCCCACCAACCACCTCGACGCCGAGTCGATCGACTGGCTGGAACAGCACCTGCAACAATACAAGGGTACGGTGATCGCCGTGACCCACGACCGCTATTTCCTCGACAATGTCGCCGGATGGATTCTCGAACTCGACCGCGGCGAGGGCATTCCCTGGAAGGGCAACTATTCGGGCTGGCTCGATCAGAAGACCACCCGCATGGCTATGGAGGAAAAGCAGGAGTCGAAGCGCCGCAAGACCCTCGAACGCGAGCTGGAGTGGGTGCGCATGTCGCCCTCGGGCCGCCACGCCAAGTCGAAGGCCCGTCTGTCGGCCTATGACAAGCTGATGAACGAGGACACGAAGCAGAAAGAGGAAAAACTCGAAATATTCATCCCGAACGGTCCGCGTCTGGGCGACGTGGTGATCGAGGCGCACGACGTTTCGAAAGCCTTCGGCGACCGCGTGCTGTACGAGGGGTTGGAATTTTCGCTGCCCCCGGCCGGCATCGTGGGCGTCATCGGCCCCAACGGTACGGGCAAAACCACCCTCTTCCGGATGATCATGGGCCTCGAAGAGCCCACGAGCGGTTCGTTCCGCGTGGGTCCCACGGTGAAACTGGCCTATGTGGACCAGCAGCACAAGTCGATCGACCCCGAAAAGACGGTCTTCGAGGTGATTTCGGGCGGTCTGGATCTGATGACGCTGGGCAACCGGCAGGTCAACGCCCGCGCCTATGTGGCCCGTTTCAATTTCTCGGGTGCCGATCAGGAGAAGAAGTGCGGCATGCTGTCGGGCGGCGAGCGCAACCGTCTCCACCTGGCCCTCGCCCTGAAAGAGGAGGGCAACGTGCTGCTGCTGGACGAGCCGACCAACGACATCGACGTGAACACGCTGCGGGCGCTGGAGGAAGGTCTTGAAAATTTCGCCGGATGCGCCGTCGTCATTTCGCACGACCGCTGGTTCCTCGACCGTATCGCCACGCACATCCTTTCGTTCGAGGGCGACTCGAAGGTGGTCTTCTACGAGGGGTCCTACTCGGAGTACGAGGCGTGGAAGAAGGCTCAGGGCGGCGACACGCAGCCCCACCGGGTGAAATACAAAAAACTGATCGCCGATTAG
- a CDS encoding glycosyltransferase, translating to MRLFCGGGKYKPCIFVKNFHKEFSGGPAKVETVQLPQELPFQSEAMAYWIVRHILELSIDILVVSVQPLEYMDMIRKETGNRCKFIYYHHGCPLWEVANDLAVKQCRAEMSGSWLKILEWHLLRKPKETLFRPIARHYKDLCRRVYASTDLYLVLCEEYRRRIERIVRVSPTDSKVRALTNPLTERPVPELQKRKEVLYVGRLSYADKRVDRLLRIWRRVEADFPDWELKIVGDGSERANLERQAVKSGLQRVRFCGHSTCVEVHYATGAILCMTSSFEGWPLVLIEAQAAGVVPIAFACSGGVRRIVGSDRRKGILVAPFDEKQYAAELAALMRDEALRCSMQPAMIASVSDFSLESIGQEWDRMLGELTGE from the coding sequence GTGCGCCTATTTTGTGGGGGGGGGAAATACAAGCCCTGCATTTTTGTAAAGAATTTTCATAAAGAGTTTTCAGGCGGACCTGCGAAAGTGGAGACCGTTCAACTGCCGCAGGAATTGCCATTCCAGTCCGAAGCGATGGCATATTGGATCGTCCGGCACATTTTGGAGTTGTCCATTGACATTCTGGTCGTTTCGGTTCAACCGCTGGAATATATGGATATGATTCGCAAGGAGACTGGAAACCGATGCAAATTCATATATTATCATCACGGATGTCCGTTGTGGGAGGTGGCGAATGATTTGGCGGTCAAGCAGTGCAGAGCGGAAATGAGCGGTTCGTGGCTGAAGATTCTGGAATGGCATCTGCTCCGCAAACCCAAAGAGACTTTGTTCAGACCTATTGCACGGCACTATAAGGATTTATGCCGCCGGGTTTACGCCTCGACGGATCTCTATCTCGTGTTATGCGAAGAATATCGCCGCCGGATCGAGCGGATTGTAAGGGTCTCCCCAACTGATTCGAAGGTTCGGGCATTGACCAATCCGCTCACCGAGCGTCCTGTCCCCGAATTGCAAAAGCGCAAGGAGGTGCTGTATGTCGGTCGGTTGAGCTATGCCGATAAACGTGTCGATAGGCTGTTGAGAATTTGGCGCAGAGTCGAGGCTGATTTTCCCGACTGGGAATTGAAAATCGTCGGCGACGGTAGTGAACGCGCGAATCTCGAACGGCAGGCTGTGAAGTCCGGATTGCAAAGGGTGCGTTTTTGCGGTCATTCGACCTGCGTGGAGGTGCATTACGCCACAGGCGCAATTTTGTGTATGACTTCTTCATTCGAAGGGTGGCCCTTGGTGTTGATCGAAGCGCAGGCCGCGGGTGTGGTGCCGATTGCATTCGCGTGTTCCGGAGGTGTTCGCCGCATCGTGGGCAGCGACCGCCGTAAGGGAATTTTGGTTGCGCCGTTCGATGAAAAACAGTATGCCGCGGAGTTGGCTGCGCTGATGCGCGACGAGGCGCTGCGCTGTTCGATGCAACCGGCAATGATCGCCTCGGTTTCCGATTTTTCACTGGAGAGCATCGGACAGGAGTGGGACCGAATGCTCGGTGAACTGACCGGCGAATAG
- the rbr gene encoding rubrerythrin codes for MEKSIKGTRTEQNLLKAFAGESQARSRYVFFASKAKKEGYEQIAGVFAETAEQEKEHAERFFKFLEGGDVEITASYPTGPIGTTAENLLAAAKGENEEWDVLYREFGRVAEEEGFTEIATAFKMISTVEAEHERRYLKLLSRLTDGNFFKRDGKIWWQCRNCGFVIEAEEAPKLCPACKHPQAYFEPKKENY; via the coding sequence CTGAAAGCCTTCGCCGGCGAAAGCCAGGCCCGCAGCCGTTATGTCTTTTTCGCCAGCAAGGCCAAGAAAGAGGGTTACGAGCAGATCGCAGGTGTCTTCGCCGAGACTGCCGAGCAGGAGAAGGAGCACGCCGAGCGTTTCTTCAAGTTCCTCGAGGGCGGCGACGTGGAGATCACGGCCAGCTACCCCACCGGCCCCATCGGCACGACGGCCGAAAACCTGCTGGCTGCCGCCAAGGGCGAGAACGAGGAATGGGATGTCCTCTACCGCGAATTCGGTCGCGTAGCCGAGGAGGAGGGATTCACCGAAATAGCCACCGCATTCAAGATGATTTCGACGGTGGAGGCCGAGCACGAGCGCCGCTATCTGAAACTGCTGAGCCGCCTGACGGACGGCAATTTCTTCAAGCGCGACGGCAAAATCTGGTGGCAGTGCCGCAACTGCGGTTTCGTCATCGAGGCCGAGGAGGCTCCGAAGCTCTGCCCCGCTTGCAAGCACCCGCAGGCTTATTTCGAGCCCAAGAAAGAGAACTATTAG